The genomic stretch AATCAACTGCGTGTCGAGGGCGTGGAGGTGCGGGAGGAAGATGTGCAGCGGCTGTCACCTCTGAAGTTTGAGCACATCCACCTCGGCGGCCGGTACCACTTCTCGCTGACCTCACAGATGCCGGCCGGTCAATTCAGGCGGCTGCGCGATCCAGACGAGGTTGAGAGCTGAGGCAGAGGCAAAACCCGACTCTTCGCACCACTGCTACCGCGATGCCGCTGCCCACGCCCAGATTCCCGCCCTGCCGGTGGCCTGGGCGCCCGCCCCTCAGCTCACCACCCCGGCCTGCCGCGTGGAGGCCCGCGTGCAGGCCGGCCCCAACATGCTCGGCCAGTACCTCGTGCTGATTGAGCTGCCCCCCGCCTGTCCACCCGGTGGCGAACGGCTGGCCCGAATTCTGACCCGTCTGGGGGGCCGTATCCCGCCCATCGGCTATTTCCGGCTTAACGGGGGCTTTCCCCGGCAGGTGGGGTACTGGGTCTTCCAGGGCGCCCGCGTGCAGGACCGGGCCGCGCCCAACGACTGGCGCGACGTGCCAATCAAGGGGGCGCCGTGGGCCCCGAACTGAAGTGCCGCTACCGCGACCAGATGCTCATCGGGCGCGTGCTACTGGGCCTGACGGCGTTCATGGTGCTGCCCCTGGCCAAACCCATGCTGTGGATTCTGGAGACCTGGGGCGGGCTGCAGGTCAGTCCCCTGGTCTGGGCGGGCCTGTTTGGCCTCACCAGCGTGGTGCTGCTGCGCACCCGGCAGCCGCGCTGGGCGATGGTGGGTATGATGCTGGCCTTTATCTGGCTGGCCACGGTGGCCGCCGCCGCGTGGCTGGCCTTGGGCCCGAACGCCCTGAGTTTCACCTGTTTCCCGCTGATGTGGCACTGCGGCAGCACGTCGCTGGCCCTTAAGGTTGTGTGGAGGCAGCAGTGACCAGTGGGGAGATTCTGCAGGCCATTACCCTGACCAGCACCCTCGTGATCGGCGTCTGGACCCTGTGGGGCAAGGGCAAGGACACCAATTACACCCGCCTGGAGGGGGAACGCAACCGCCTGGACCAGCGGGTCGCCGAGCTGGAGAAGGGCCGCGAAGAGGACCGCGCGCGACTGGAGCGCGTGGAGACCGAACTGGACGACCTCAAGCGCGTGCATTACACGCTGATCGACTTTCTGCGCGACATCGTGTCGGGCAATTTCGACGAAGCCTGGATCAAGCGGCGCGCCGCTGACCTGCTGTCCCGCCACGGCGGGGGAGGCACACCATGATCACCGCCGCCCAACTGCGCCGCATCCGCCCCGGGACCGCCCCCGCCGACGCCGAAGTGGCGGCGCGGGTGCTCTCGGTCGCGGCGGCCGAGCACGGCATTACGACCCGGCTGCGCCTCGCGGCGT from Deinococcus multiflagellatus encodes the following:
- a CDS encoding DNA-binding protein — encoded protein: MTSGEILQAITLTSTLVIGVWTLWGKGKDTNYTRLEGERNRLDQRVAELEKGREEDRARLERVETELDDLKRVHYTLIDFLRDIVSGNFDEAWIKRRAADLLSRHGGGGTP